GCAATTCAGCTGATTTCGTATATGTCTGTAAACACCAGCTGTTCAGTTTGTTCCTCCGCGATTTTTTGGTTTGAAAGCAGGCACTTTTCTTTTTCTTCCGGTGCGTTTACAACCTCGCTGTTTACAACCATATTCCTCAAACATATAACTCAACACTTAAGAAATAGGCAAATAAAAACAAAAAAAGCGCAGAAGCTGCGCTTTTTTTATTAAGTTAAAAACGAGTGGAAGCCGCTGTTTTTTTAGGTTTGCTCATTGCTTTTTTTAATACTTCAGAAAAATAGGGCTCTCCGCTAGGATTTTGCTGTCTTAGCAAGTCAATAGTTCCTTTCACGTCATCCATAGCTCTGTGAGCGTTCTCTCTCTCAATCTTATGATGGTCAAGAAGTGTTGTTAGTTTTTTGTTAGGAAAGCCGTACTCTTTCCATTTGACAGCACGCATAGAGCAGTGCCATTTTTGGTTAAATAAAGATGGATACCGTTTTAAAAGAAAACTGCGATCGAAAGAAGCATTATGAGCGATGATAGCCGAAACGCTAGTTAACAATGATTCCACTTTTTTATCGTCTAATGTTTTATTTTTGACCATCTCATTTGTAATTCCCGTTAAGTTTGTAATGTACGGGAAAATGGGAGTTGAAGGCATATTAAATTCTTCATATTCTTCTACAATGTCGATTATTTCTCCGGTAGAAGAATCATAAGAAACAACAGCAATTGCCAGTTCGATAATATCGCATGTTTGAGCACTTAATCCCGTTGTTTCAACATCTAAAACGGCTGCTAATTTCACTTGTTCAGTTGACAACTCGTCGCCCTCCCTTTCTATTTATCATTCTATTAGCTTATCATTTTTTAACAGAAAACGTTAGTAAAAAAGATGAGCAAGCATGTACACGGGTTTATTTTATACGCCCACGTGGAAAAGGAATTTACTTTTTTAAAGGAGATGACGATAGCAAAGGAGAATAGTAATATTTACTCATCTAAATTAAGTCTTCATTGAAAATAATGAAATGAAGGAAGAAGGGGATCGTTATCATGCAATTGCTGTATATGGTACTTTTTCTTGTCTTAATTTTTTGGGGAATTACATCTTTTATTCATTACAGGAATCAAACTATTAAAGTTCGTTTGAACAAACATTATACGAATGCAGTAGAATGGATTGAAGCTGTTAAACAAGAGCTGGAAAAGCAAGGGAAATCCGTGAGTTATGAAGGGGATTTCTTGTTTAAAATTGATGAAAAACCTTATGAAATCGCAGCGCGCAATATGTCTATTTGGAGCACGTCGCTCTATCATATCTTGCTGCATCGTCAAAAAGAACATTCTTAAATTTACTTGCATACAAAGGTTATCACTTCTCGTCTATCGAGAAGTGATTTTTTTATCTTTCTGTATCCATAATGGGGAATTTTTTGTTTTTATATAATAGTAATACGGAAAAGGTGGTTCTAATTCCCTAAAAAAATACGCTTCATACAGTTTTAGTTGTGGTTATCGATTTGGCATGGAATTTGCATACGCAAGAAGGGTTTATCAGACATTTTAATTGTCAGGCAAAGAAAACTAGTTACATACTATAAAACTATTTTACATTATCTACTAGAATCAAAAAATTTTAATAATATAGTAAAATGTAGTTGACCTTCCTAGTTTTAGAATATAAAATAAATCTTGCTAATAGTTTGAAAATTCTAAAATGGAGGGGTTTACTTGAAAAGCTGGAAAAAGATTTTGGGGACATCTTTTCTTGCCACAACTGTTACATTAAGCGGAGTGGGACCAGTACTTATGAATGGAAGTACTGCTTCAGCTAAAACCGCACAATCGGAGGAACTTCCGAGTTCACCAATTGATATGAATACAGTACCGGAAGAAAGATTGGCTAACGCACTGAAAAACCAAGGAGTTATTTCTCAAAGTGCAACACCGCAAGAAGTGAAGAAAGCCGTTACTTCTTACATAAACAAAAAAGATGCACATAAAGAGAGCATGAAAGGACATAAAGCTAGCAAAATTGATTTGAAAGCGAAAGAAATGCAAACAAAACAAAAAGAAAAGTTTCAACGAGGCGAATTTGCTAACATTAAGTCTCAAGGAAACAATTCGGGGAACGGGGTAAACGTTAAACCTGCAGCTCAGGCAAAATATAACGGACAAGTGAGAAAAGATAAAGTTCTTGTACTTTTAGTCGAATACGCAGACTTTAAGCACAATAATGTCGTTCAAGAACCTGGTTACATGTATGCAAAAGACTTTAACCGAAATCACTATCAGCAATTAATGTTTGGAAAGAAAGACTTTACGCTATTCAACGGAAAGAAAATTAAAAC
The genomic region above belongs to Priestia megaterium and contains:
- a CDS encoding exonuclease domain-containing protein, translated to MSTEQVKLAAVLDVETTGLSAQTCDIIELAIAVVSYDSSTGEIIDIVEEYEEFNMPSTPIFPYITNLTGITNEMVKNKTLDDKKVESLLTSVSAIIAHNASFDRSFLLKRYPSLFNQKWHCSMRAVKWKEYGFPNKKLTTLLDHHKIERENAHRAMDDVKGTIDLLRQQNPSGEPYFSEVLKKAMSKPKKTAASTRF